In Aliiglaciecola sp. LCG003, a genomic segment contains:
- a CDS encoding saccharopine dehydrogenase NADP-binding domain-containing protein: MSNNQYDVIVYGATGFTGQLVAEYMSSQYPSVSGLRWALAGRSLDKLKQVKKDLNIHDSVDCIHTDATDIDSLQKMVDSTKVVLTTVGPYQHYGNELVALCAQTGTDYVDLCGEPAWMHQMIEAHQQTAEKSGARIVFSCGFDSIPFDLGVYFLQQHGLEKFGHTFARIKGRVRGMKGTFSGGTAASLKATMVAAHKDPKVMQVLLNPFSLTPGFTGPTQPLGNKPLFEQEFNSWSAPFIMAAINTRNIHRSNFLLDHQYGEEFVYDEMMFTGPGEKGEATANAVANDKSMSGDKGPIPGEGPSKTEREAGFFDLIFVGSEGAESLTVSVKGTMDPGYGTTSKMIAESAVCLVQDDIQVKGGIWTTAPLLGNKLIERLKANAGMSFNVE, from the coding sequence ATGTCAAACAACCAATATGATGTCATCGTTTATGGCGCAACAGGATTTACCGGTCAATTAGTCGCAGAATACATGTCGAGCCAATATCCGAGCGTTAGCGGTTTACGTTGGGCGTTAGCCGGACGAAGTCTGGACAAGTTAAAACAGGTCAAAAAGGATTTAAATATTCATGATTCAGTAGATTGTATCCATACCGATGCTACTGATATTGACAGTCTGCAAAAGATGGTAGACAGCACCAAAGTCGTGCTTACCACTGTGGGTCCATACCAGCACTATGGCAATGAACTAGTTGCCCTGTGTGCCCAAACCGGTACTGACTACGTAGATTTGTGCGGAGAACCTGCATGGATGCATCAAATGATTGAAGCACATCAACAGACTGCTGAAAAATCTGGCGCCAGAATAGTATTTTCCTGCGGTTTTGATTCCATCCCTTTTGACCTTGGTGTGTACTTTTTACAACAGCACGGGTTAGAAAAATTCGGCCACACCTTTGCTCGCATTAAAGGTCGAGTTAGAGGCATGAAAGGGACATTTTCAGGGGGCACGGCAGCCAGCCTAAAGGCCACCATGGTAGCAGCCCATAAAGACCCTAAAGTAATGCAGGTGTTACTCAATCCTTTCTCATTGACGCCAGGCTTTACTGGGCCAACACAACCTCTAGGTAATAAACCATTGTTTGAACAGGAGTTTAATAGTTGGTCAGCACCCTTTATTATGGCTGCAATTAATACTCGCAATATTCATCGCTCGAATTTTCTATTAGACCACCAATATGGTGAAGAATTTGTCTATGATGAAATGATGTTTACCGGACCTGGTGAAAAAGGAGAAGCCACTGCCAACGCAGTTGCTAATGATAAAAGTATGTCTGGTGATAAGGGTCCTATACCAGGTGAGGGGCCGAGCAAAACAGAACGGGAAGCTGGTTTTTTTGATCTCATTTTTGTCGGCAGTGAGGGGGCTGAATCGCTCACAGTGTCAGTTAAAGGCACTATGGATCCGGGCTATGGCACAACCTCTAAAATGATTGCCGAATCAGCAGTTTGTCTTGTGCAAGACGACATACAAGTCAAAGGTGGAATTTGGACAACTGCTCCGCTGTTAGGCAACAAATTGATTGAGCGTCTCAAGGCCAATGCAGGAATGTCTTTTAATGTAGAATAA
- the pyk gene encoding pyruvate kinase — MLRRTKILATLGPATNTPEKIEQIIQAGTNVVRMNFSHGTAEDHINRAKIVRAVAKKLGKYIAILGDLQGPKIRVSKFAEGAVHLKVGDKFVLDAEMGKDDGNQTAVGIDYKALPDDVFKDDLLLLDDGRIQLKVTSVEGRKVHTLVSVGGKLSNNKGINRLGGGLSAEALTEKDKEDIKTAALMGVDYLAVSFPRSGADLHYARKLAVAAGCNALICAKVERAETVASDAAIDDIIEASDAVMVARGDLGVEIGDAELVGVQKKLIARSRQLNRVVITATQMMESMINSPMPTRAEVMDVANAVLDGTDAVMLSAETAAGDYPVETVEAMARVCEGAETHPSVKISKHRVDEQFTSISETVALSAVYAANHLSSVKAIVALTESGNTSKLMSRITSSLPIYAFSRHESTLNIMALYRGVKPLYFDSRGSEPGKLKLDVIKVLKDKGILESGDCFVMTYGDEMETIGSTNACKIVTVP; from the coding sequence ATGTTAAGACGCACAAAAATACTCGCCACCCTTGGTCCTGCGACCAACACTCCTGAAAAAATTGAACAAATCATTCAAGCGGGTACCAATGTTGTCCGAATGAACTTCTCTCACGGTACAGCTGAAGATCATATCAATCGTGCGAAAATAGTCCGTGCAGTAGCTAAGAAATTGGGTAAATACATCGCTATACTCGGTGATTTACAAGGCCCGAAAATCCGCGTTTCGAAATTTGCCGAAGGCGCTGTTCATCTCAAGGTTGGTGACAAATTTGTTCTTGATGCTGAAATGGGTAAGGACGATGGCAATCAAACTGCTGTAGGCATTGATTACAAGGCCTTACCGGATGACGTATTCAAAGATGATTTATTGTTACTTGATGATGGACGCATACAGTTAAAAGTTACTAGCGTTGAGGGCCGCAAAGTCCATACCCTAGTATCCGTTGGTGGTAAGCTGTCTAATAATAAAGGGATTAATCGCTTAGGAGGTGGTTTATCTGCTGAAGCCCTCACTGAAAAAGACAAGGAAGATATCAAAACAGCAGCGCTTATGGGGGTGGATTATTTAGCGGTTTCCTTCCCCCGCTCAGGGGCTGATCTGCACTATGCCCGCAAGCTAGCCGTGGCTGCAGGTTGTAACGCATTGATATGTGCCAAAGTTGAAAGAGCAGAGACAGTAGCAAGTGATGCGGCTATCGATGATATTATTGAAGCCTCTGATGCGGTTATGGTTGCTCGTGGCGATCTGGGTGTTGAAATAGGTGACGCAGAATTAGTTGGGGTGCAAAAGAAACTGATTGCCCGTTCAAGACAACTCAACAGAGTGGTTATCACCGCAACTCAAATGATGGAGTCGATGATCAATAGCCCTATGCCAACTCGTGCAGAAGTAATGGATGTGGCAAATGCTGTATTAGATGGGACAGATGCCGTCATGCTATCAGCTGAGACGGCTGCTGGTGACTATCCGGTAGAAACCGTAGAAGCAATGGCTCGGGTTTGTGAAGGAGCTGAGACTCACCCTAGCGTAAAAATATCTAAACATAGAGTCGATGAACAATTTACCTCAATTAGCGAAACTGTCGCACTTTCCGCGGTTTATGCGGCAAACCATTTATCTTCTGTTAAAGCTATAGTCGCCCTGACAGAAAGTGGCAACACATCTAAATTGATGTCTCGTATAACGTCGTCTTTACCCATTTATGCATTTTCACGACATGAAAGCACCCTTAACATAATGGCATTATATCGTGGCGTTAAACCATTATACTTTGATTCTAGAGGAAGTGAGCCAGGAAAACTTAAACTCGACGTGATTAAAGTACTGAAAGATAAAGGTATTTTGGAAAGCGGCGACTGTTTTGTGATGACCTACGGTGATGAAATGGAAACCATAGGCTCTACCAATGCATGTAAAATAGTTACGGTTCCTTAA
- a CDS encoding MurR/RpiR family transcriptional regulator, with product MNILEKITQNKAAFSKSERKVADVILDNPQTAIHSSIATLAKMSDVSEPTVNRFCRRLDTKGFPDFKLHLAQSLANGTPYVNRHVEENDGPEEYTKKIFESTMASLEVARQSVDIGAINRVVDLLTQAQKISFFGLGASASVAHDALNKFFRFNVPVVYFEDILMQRMSCMNSNEDDVVVLISHTGRTKSLVEIAHIARANDATVVGITSKNSPLAKECNLVLSLEVPEDTDMYMPMASRIAQLTLIDILATGFTLRRGGKFRENLKRVKDTLRGSRFEKRNE from the coding sequence ATGAATATACTTGAAAAAATAACCCAAAATAAAGCAGCCTTTAGTAAGTCTGAAAGAAAAGTTGCTGATGTGATTTTGGACAACCCGCAAACTGCCATCCACTCTAGTATAGCGACATTGGCCAAAATGTCAGATGTCAGTGAACCGACCGTAAATCGATTCTGCCGCCGCCTCGATACCAAAGGCTTTCCTGATTTCAAATTACATTTAGCCCAGAGTCTTGCAAATGGCACACCTTATGTAAACCGGCACGTAGAGGAAAATGACGGGCCCGAGGAATACACTAAAAAAATCTTCGAATCTACTATGGCCTCATTAGAAGTCGCCCGCCAATCAGTTGACATTGGTGCTATCAATCGCGTTGTTGATTTGCTTACTCAGGCACAGAAAATCTCATTTTTTGGTCTAGGTGCATCCGCCTCTGTCGCCCATGATGCCCTAAATAAGTTCTTTCGGTTTAATGTACCTGTGGTCTATTTCGAAGATATTCTAATGCAGCGCATGAGTTGTATGAACAGTAATGAAGACGATGTTGTGGTGCTAATCTCCCATACAGGTCGAACCAAAAGTTTGGTTGAAATAGCTCATATTGCCAGGGCAAATGATGCCACTGTCGTAGGTATAACATCAAAAAATAGTCCCTTAGCCAAGGAATGCAACCTCGTATTATCCCTTGAAGTGCCCGAGGATACTGACATGTATATGCCGATGGCATCAAGAATAGCTCAATTAACTTTAATCGATATATTGGCTACTGGCTTCACACTTCGACGGGGTGGCAAATTTAGAGAAAACTTAAAGCGTGTCAAAGACACGCTTAGAGGCTCAAGATTCGAAAAACGTAATGAATAA
- the zwf gene encoding glucose-6-phosphate dehydrogenase, translating to MVLENSFEPCDFVLFGTKGDLARRKLLPSLYQLEKANLVHADTRIIGVARQEISQEDYVTLVKENIVSFGGEELCEDTWQRFSAKLDYVCVDMKDIDSYDVFKEHVNKTRTMVCYLATPPSIFGDICRGLNAAGIIDPTVRVVLEKPLGHDLASSKVINNQVAEFFSERQIYRIDHYLGKETVLNLIALRFANSIFATNWDHNCIDHVQISVAESVGIEGRWGYFDEAGQMRDMVQNHLLQILTLIAMEPPAILDADSIRDEKLKVLKALRPITPANVESDTVRGQYISGFVKGKEVPGYLEEEDANTQSKTETFVSLKVHIDNWRWAGVPFYLRTGKRLPSKTSEVVIFFKRQPHNLFGESFAQLPPNKLTIRLQPDEGVEVTVMNKVPGLTAGGAMDLQKSKLNLSFSEEFKDARIADAYEKLLLEVMKGNQSLFVRRDEVEQAWTWVDGIFRAWGANNNTPEPYQAGTWGPVASIAMMARDNRAWYESRIGKK from the coding sequence ATGGTGTTGGAAAATTCGTTCGAACCCTGCGACTTCGTCCTTTTTGGCACAAAAGGGGACTTAGCAAGACGCAAGTTACTTCCTTCTCTTTATCAGTTGGAAAAAGCCAATTTGGTGCATGCTGATACACGGATCATTGGTGTGGCTAGACAAGAAATCAGTCAAGAAGACTATGTGACATTGGTCAAAGAGAACATTGTATCCTTTGGTGGCGAAGAATTATGCGAAGACACGTGGCAACGTTTCTCTGCTAAATTGGATTATGTCTGCGTCGATATGAAAGATATCGACAGTTACGATGTGTTCAAAGAGCATGTAAATAAAACCCGCACTATGGTTTGTTATCTTGCGACACCGCCATCTATCTTTGGCGATATTTGTCGTGGTCTAAATGCAGCGGGCATAATTGATCCTACGGTTAGAGTGGTGCTAGAGAAGCCCCTTGGACATGACTTAGCCTCATCTAAAGTCATCAACAATCAAGTGGCTGAGTTTTTCAGCGAACGACAGATCTATCGTATCGATCATTATCTTGGTAAAGAAACGGTTCTCAACCTCATTGCTTTGCGCTTTGCAAATTCGATTTTTGCGACCAATTGGGATCACAATTGTATTGACCATGTGCAAATTTCCGTTGCTGAGTCGGTTGGAATAGAAGGTCGCTGGGGATATTTTGATGAAGCAGGTCAAATGCGTGACATGGTCCAAAACCACTTACTGCAAATACTCACTCTTATTGCCATGGAACCCCCAGCAATCCTTGATGCAGACAGTATTCGTGATGAAAAACTAAAAGTACTCAAGGCCTTACGCCCGATTACGCCAGCGAATGTAGAGAGTGATACTGTCCGCGGTCAATACATTAGCGGTTTTGTTAAAGGCAAAGAAGTGCCAGGGTATTTAGAAGAAGAAGATGCCAATACCCAATCCAAGACCGAAACCTTTGTTTCGCTGAAAGTTCACATCGATAACTGGCGTTGGGCAGGGGTACCTTTCTACTTAAGAACCGGTAAACGTCTGCCGAGTAAAACCAGTGAAGTGGTGATTTTCTTCAAACGCCAGCCACATAATTTATTTGGTGAAAGTTTTGCTCAATTACCACCGAATAAACTCACCATCAGGCTTCAACCTGATGAAGGGGTTGAAGTCACTGTTATGAACAAAGTCCCGGGCTTGACGGCCGGCGGCGCAATGGACCTTCAAAAGTCAAAGCTGAATTTAAGTTTTTCTGAAGAATTTAAAGATGCCCGTATAGCCGATGCCTATGAAAAGCTGTTATTGGAAGTGATGAAAGGCAATCAATCACTATTTGTAAGACGAGATGAAGTAGAACAAGCTTGGACGTGGGTTGATGGCATATTCCGCGCATGGGGAGCGAACAACAATACGCCAGAGCCTTATCAAGCTGGTACCTGGGGTCCAGTAGCATCAATTGCTATGATGGCACGTGACAACCGAGCGTGGTATGAATCAAGAATAGGGAAGAAGTAA
- the pgl gene encoding 6-phosphogluconolactonase has product MALVENIFDSVDQLNVNFANKIATILSAGIEQNGRASLVVSGGRTPAAMFNILSHQDIQWQKVDITLADERWVDSDDAASNAAMVARELLVNNAKAANFIGLKTAHKDANDGVAICEANLQKIKTPFDVLILGMGEDGHTASLFPCSAQIRAGLDTTASANYIAVQPTTAPNQRMSLTLKSILASENIFLHLTGEGKKRVLDQAMASDDALEMPIRAVLNNASVALYWAA; this is encoded by the coding sequence ATGGCATTGGTAGAAAATATTTTTGATTCGGTCGATCAATTGAATGTCAATTTCGCCAATAAAATAGCCACTATTCTGAGTGCCGGAATTGAGCAAAATGGTCGCGCTAGCTTGGTGGTTTCAGGAGGTCGAACCCCTGCTGCTATGTTCAATATATTGTCCCACCAGGACATTCAGTGGCAGAAGGTTGATATCACTCTTGCAGATGAGCGCTGGGTTGATAGTGATGATGCCGCCAGCAATGCCGCTATGGTGGCAAGGGAGTTATTAGTCAATAATGCTAAAGCAGCTAACTTTATTGGTCTTAAAACTGCGCATAAAGATGCTAACGATGGCGTAGCTATTTGTGAAGCGAATTTGCAGAAGATCAAAACCCCTTTTGACGTACTTATTCTCGGCATGGGCGAAGATGGGCATACAGCCTCTTTATTTCCTTGTTCAGCGCAAATAAGAGCAGGTTTAGATACCACTGCAAGCGCCAATTATATTGCAGTTCAACCCACCACAGCGCCTAATCAGAGAATGTCATTAACATTGAAATCTATATTGGCGAGTGAAAATATATTTTTGCACCTTACCGGCGAAGGTAAGAAGCGTGTACTCGATCAAGCCATGGCAAGTGATGACGCATTAGAAATGCCAATTCGTGCTGTACTTAACAACGCAAGCGTCGCGCTATATTGGGCTGCGTAG
- the edd gene encoding phosphogluconate dehydratase, with product MNSVIQEVTNRIIERSRKSRQQYLDKIETARRNGPHRGVLSCGNLAHGFAACSTEEKTDLTSLVKSNIAIVSSYNDMLSAHQPYEHYPAIMKQAIKDVGGVAQFAGGVPAMCDGVTQGNPGMDLSLMSRDVIALSAAVGLSHNMFDGALMLGICDKIVPGLLIGALSFGHLPTVFVPAGPMPSGLPNKEKARVRQAYAQGKVGRKELLEAESKSYHSAGTCTFYGTANSNQLVVEVMGLHLPGSSFVNPGTELRDALTKAASRQVTRLTDLGDNYTPIGHIVDAKSIVNGLVALLATGGSTNHTMHLVAVARAAGYEINWDDFSDISNAVPLLTRIYPNGSADINHFTAAGGMAMLFKELLGAGLLHNDVKTICGDGLERYTQEPFMQDGELSWRDGPKESFDTDVLATVAKPFKPDGGLSVLHGNLGRAVMKTSALRETHCRIKAPAVVFEDQFELADAFKAGDLDKDCIVVVRFQGPAAIGMPELHSLTPPLGVLQDKGFKVALVTDGRMSGASGKVPAAIHVTPEAYHGGLLAKVNTGDIIEINTETGEMCLHVDNDVLAQRKPRKANTDKHQIGMGREMFAGMRNSLTGAEQGACSLFAGQGNQHDG from the coding sequence ATGAATTCAGTTATTCAAGAAGTAACGAATCGGATCATTGAACGAAGTCGAAAGTCTCGTCAACAGTATCTTGATAAAATCGAAACGGCAAGACGAAACGGACCTCACCGGGGCGTACTTTCTTGTGGTAATTTGGCTCATGGTTTTGCCGCTTGTAGTACAGAAGAAAAAACCGATTTAACGAGTTTAGTAAAATCCAATATAGCTATAGTTTCTTCATACAACGATATGTTATCAGCTCATCAGCCATATGAGCATTATCCGGCCATAATGAAACAAGCCATCAAAGACGTTGGCGGTGTGGCACAATTTGCCGGCGGCGTTCCAGCGATGTGTGACGGCGTCACTCAAGGTAACCCTGGTATGGATTTGAGTTTAATGAGTCGCGACGTCATTGCCCTATCTGCAGCTGTGGGTTTATCCCACAACATGTTTGATGGTGCGTTAATGCTGGGTATCTGTGACAAAATAGTTCCAGGGTTGTTGATCGGTGCATTAAGTTTTGGTCATTTGCCAACGGTTTTTGTCCCAGCCGGCCCTATGCCTTCAGGTCTACCGAATAAAGAAAAAGCTCGGGTCCGTCAAGCTTATGCCCAAGGTAAAGTGGGTCGAAAAGAGTTACTAGAAGCAGAGTCAAAGAGCTATCACTCTGCAGGAACCTGCACATTTTATGGTACTGCTAACAGTAACCAGTTAGTCGTTGAGGTTATGGGACTGCATTTACCTGGATCATCGTTCGTCAATCCGGGCACTGAATTGCGTGATGCCCTGACAAAAGCCGCATCTAGGCAAGTAACTCGCTTAACCGACTTAGGTGATAACTACACGCCAATTGGGCACATTGTCGATGCAAAATCTATTGTCAATGGCTTGGTCGCATTATTAGCTACCGGCGGTTCGACCAATCACACCATGCATTTAGTCGCCGTTGCCCGAGCAGCAGGCTACGAAATTAATTGGGATGATTTTTCGGATATTTCTAATGCGGTTCCTCTGCTAACTCGAATCTATCCCAATGGCTCAGCGGATATTAACCATTTCACTGCCGCAGGCGGCATGGCCATGCTGTTTAAAGAATTGCTAGGTGCAGGTTTACTGCATAATGACGTTAAAACAATCTGTGGTGATGGTTTAGAACGTTACACCCAAGAACCCTTTATGCAAGATGGTGAATTAAGCTGGCGCGATGGTCCTAAAGAAAGTTTCGACACTGATGTGCTCGCAACGGTTGCTAAACCTTTCAAACCCGATGGCGGATTGTCGGTACTGCACGGTAATCTAGGGCGGGCAGTGATGAAAACCTCTGCACTTCGAGAAACTCATTGTCGCATTAAAGCTCCCGCAGTGGTCTTTGAAGATCAATTCGAGCTGGCTGATGCGTTTAAAGCCGGTGACTTGGATAAAGACTGTATCGTTGTGGTGCGCTTTCAAGGACCGGCTGCCATTGGTATGCCTGAACTTCACAGTTTAACGCCGCCGCTAGGGGTGCTTCAAGATAAAGGCTTTAAAGTGGCTTTGGTTACTGACGGTAGAATGTCGGGCGCGTCTGGAAAAGTTCCAGCCGCCATCCACGTCACCCCTGAAGCTTATCATGGTGGATTGCTGGCTAAAGTTAACACCGGCGACATCATTGAAATCAACACTGAAACCGGTGAAATGTGTTTGCATGTTGATAATGACGTATTGGCCCAAAGGAAACCTAGGAAGGCCAACACAGATAAGCATCAAATCGGTATGGGACGAGAAATGTTTGCCGGTATGCGTAACTCGTTAACCGGGGCCGAGCAGGGAGCCTGTTCACTGTTTGCTGGTCAGGGGAATCAACATGACGGTTAA
- a CDS encoding glucokinase: protein MTVKFVADVGGTNIRLATVDSGGLTRVKKYLCDDFENIDVAIQHYFSEHPDLVYAYGCIAIACPVQGDWVKMTNHSWEFSIEHLSKTLGLKWLGVINDFTSVAFSLPGLNDGQKIQVGPGTVKPQGNIAVFGPGTGLGVEHLTFTDKGWKALDGEGGHVDFAAQDENEFAIWHYLKKKLGHVSAEEVLSGRGIVHIYEGLAEHNQQAPVLNDPAVITEKALNKECELCMATLQQFCKIMGSFAGNLALNLATTGGVYIGGGIAARFVDFIKTSDFRARFEDKGRFRHYVANIPTFIITEPDHGLLGAAAYLELNYKG from the coding sequence ATGACGGTTAAATTCGTTGCTGATGTAGGTGGTACTAATATTCGTCTAGCCACAGTTGATAGTGGTGGTTTGACTCGAGTCAAAAAATATTTATGTGATGATTTTGAAAATATTGATGTTGCCATTCAACATTACTTTTCTGAGCATCCTGACCTAGTTTACGCCTATGGATGTATTGCAATTGCATGTCCTGTACAAGGTGATTGGGTGAAGATGACTAATCACAGTTGGGAGTTTTCAATTGAGCATTTAAGCAAAACCCTCGGTTTAAAGTGGTTGGGGGTGATCAATGACTTTACCTCGGTCGCATTTTCGTTGCCCGGGCTAAACGATGGTCAAAAAATACAAGTAGGCCCTGGTACAGTAAAACCTCAGGGAAATATCGCGGTATTCGGGCCAGGTACTGGACTCGGCGTTGAACATTTAACTTTTACCGATAAAGGCTGGAAGGCGTTAGATGGTGAAGGTGGACATGTGGATTTTGCTGCTCAAGATGAAAATGAGTTCGCTATTTGGCATTACCTGAAGAAAAAATTAGGACATGTATCAGCCGAAGAAGTGCTATCTGGTCGCGGCATCGTGCATATTTATGAAGGTTTGGCAGAACATAATCAACAAGCACCAGTGTTGAATGATCCCGCCGTAATAACCGAAAAAGCGCTGAATAAAGAATGTGAATTGTGTATGGCAACTTTGCAGCAGTTTTGCAAAATTATGGGCAGTTTTGCCGGTAACTTAGCACTAAATTTGGCGACTACCGGAGGCGTATACATCGGTGGTGGAATTGCTGCTAGATTTGTTGATTTTATCAAGACCAGTGATTTTCGTGCTCGCTTTGAAGATAAAGGTCGGTTTAGACATTACGTCGCCAATATTCCTACGTTCATTATAACTGAGCCTGATCATGGCTTGCTAGGCGCTGCCGCCTACCTAGAATTAAATTACAAGGGTTAA
- a CDS encoding bifunctional 4-hydroxy-2-oxoglutarate aldolase/2-dehydro-3-deoxy-phosphogluconate aldolase, protein MSSNWKVTSEQVFKQGPVVPVLVIKDVAHAVPLAKALIKGGINVLEVTLRSDAALEAIRKIADEVPEAMIGAGTVTNEEQLKQVVAAGAKFAISPGLTTSLLEAGNRSSVCLIPGISSISELMQGLDLGYTHFKFFPAEASGGIKALKSIGGPFPDVIFCPTGGIGPNNYLDYLALPNVICAGGSWLAPDDAVIAGDWDRITELAKQAVLGAASLEK, encoded by the coding sequence ATGTCATCAAATTGGAAAGTGACTTCAGAACAGGTATTCAAGCAAGGTCCTGTAGTTCCTGTACTCGTAATCAAAGATGTGGCCCATGCAGTGCCTTTAGCCAAAGCATTGATTAAGGGTGGTATTAACGTGCTTGAAGTTACCTTGCGCTCAGACGCTGCCCTTGAAGCCATTCGTAAGATTGCAGATGAAGTGCCTGAAGCTATGATTGGTGCGGGGACAGTGACTAATGAAGAACAACTTAAGCAGGTTGTAGCTGCAGGCGCGAAGTTTGCCATCAGTCCAGGATTGACCACTAGCCTGTTGGAAGCCGGAAATCGGTCAAGTGTTTGTTTGATACCTGGGATTTCGTCTATTTCTGAACTTATGCAAGGCTTAGATTTAGGTTATACCCATTTTAAATTTTTCCCTGCTGAGGCTTCAGGCGGGATAAAGGCCCTTAAGTCTATCGGCGGCCCTTTCCCAGACGTTATTTTTTGTCCTACAGGTGGAATAGGTCCTAACAACTACCTAGATTATTTGGCGCTGCCAAATGTGATTTGTGCAGGAGGCTCTTGGTTAGCACCTGATGATGCCGTCATAGCAGGCGACTGGGATAGAATAACCGAATTGGCCAAGCAAGCTGTACTTGGAGCGGCTTCGTTAGAAAAATAA
- a CDS encoding MOSC domain-containing protein produces the protein MKLLGIATRDKNQHPMQLVQMATVTLSEGIEHDFRRKPGRRQVTVLSKQQWQQACDDINLALPWTIRRANLLLDNIIFKQEHVGKTLKIGDSLELLICLETEPCHKMDQQHHGLRQALTPDWRGGVCCKVTKSGEIKLGDKFSII, from the coding sequence ATGAAGTTACTCGGCATTGCCACCAGAGATAAAAATCAACACCCCATGCAGTTAGTTCAAATGGCAACTGTTACACTTTCAGAGGGTATTGAGCATGATTTTAGGCGTAAACCTGGACGCCGTCAGGTGACAGTACTTAGCAAGCAGCAATGGCAACAAGCATGTGATGATATTAATCTGGCGTTGCCGTGGACAATCAGAAGAGCTAATTTATTGCTAGATAATATCATTTTCAAGCAGGAGCATGTGGGCAAGACATTAAAAATAGGCGACAGCCTGGAATTGCTAATTTGCTTGGAAACAGAGCCTTGCCACAAAATGGATCAACAGCATCATGGTTTGCGTCAAGCTTTAACACCTGATTGGCGAGGCGGCGTTTGTTGTAAAGTGACTAAGTCTGGCGAGATTAAACTAGGCGATAAGTTTTCGATAATTTAA